From Mytilus edulis chromosome 9, xbMytEdul2.2, whole genome shotgun sequence, the proteins below share one genomic window:
- the LOC139489141 gene encoding uncharacterized protein, with amino-acid sequence MLVLVILQFGFALVAGTSWGVPEECYPVFSCSYKFLDVGNFFYDGDALKDVGAETVDELCQHLKKQSVCKKADKCKVMDFVTEMMADIERAVCVEYKKDIQGLTPCYNEPEFRSKFVECVQDSFTGYNPNTCGFVDGLKNCASMFQQCEDKQHASAVANMLSEYDTTLCKHHKFNIGAV; translated from the exons ATGTTGGTTTTGGTAATTCTTCAATTCGGCTTTGCTTTGg TTGCAGGTACATCCTGGGGTGTTCCGGAAGAATGCTATCCAGTGTTTAGTTGTTCTTACAAGTTTCTAGATGTTGGAAACTTCTTCTATGATGGCGATGCTTTAAAGGATGTCGGTGCAGAAACTGTTGACGAGCTATGCCA ACATTTGAAGAAACAATCCGTTTGTAAGAAGGCAGACAAGTGTAAAGTGATGGATTTTGTAACTGAAATGATGGCTGATATAGAAAGAGCTGTTTGTGTTGAGTATAAAAA AGACATTCAAGGTTTAACACCATGCTACAATGAACCAGAGTTCAGATCAAAGTTCGTGGAATGTGTACAAGATTCCTTTACAGGCTATAATCCAAATACGTGTGG GTTTGTGGACGGCCTGAAAAACTGTGCTTCAATGTTCCAGCAGTGCGAAGACAAGCAACACGCATCTGCTGTTGCGAATATGCTCAGCGAATATGATACAACACTATGCAAGCAtcacaaattcaatattggagCTGTTTAA